A stretch of the Desulforamulus ferrireducens genome encodes the following:
- the tnpA gene encoding IS66 family insertion sequence element accessory protein TnpA, protein MNTREIAAEYRLAHWAQIVRRKNESGLSIKAFCANEGFRENTYYYWQRKLREAACEQLTEIRTEHAKLPCLVPPGFAELKITDAPEKFPVHNDAKQSEIRIELGGMRIAADSAYPVEKIAALLGLFKQLC, encoded by the coding sequence ATGAATACTAGAGAAATTGCTGCGGAATACCGCCTGGCACACTGGGCACAGATCGTGCGCAGAAAAAATGAAAGCGGCCTTAGTATTAAAGCCTTCTGTGCAAACGAGGGATTCCGTGAAAACACCTACTACTATTGGCAAAGGAAGCTGCGAGAAGCTGCCTGTGAACAACTAACAGAAATTCGAACTGAGCACGCAAAGCTGCCTTGCCTAGTCCCACCAGGATTTGCCGAATTGAAAATTACAGACGCACCTGAAAAGTTTCCTGTCCACAACGATGCCAAACAGAGTGAAATCCGCATTGAACTTGGAGGAATGCGGATTGCTGCGGACAGCGCCTATCCGGTAGAAAAGATAGCCGCACTGCTTGGCCTGTTTAAACAGCTATGCTAA
- the alr gene encoding alanine racemase: protein MAEPIWAEINLANIRHNIREVRRLVGAEREIMAVVKANGYGHGAVQVAKAVLAAGANRLAVARLCEALTLREAGITAPILIFGYLSKEQMAQALQQQLTITIYRLDMAEQLAELAQEAGKSVRIHLKVDTGMGRLGFCEGEQGIREIEQICSLPGLICEGIYTHFATADEKDKTYTKWQLDRFLSLLHVLEQRGITFPLRHAANSAAIIDFPAAYLDMVRPGIMIYGLYPSAEVEQHKVKLLPAMSLKARITHLKKVTSGTKISYGCTYVTPEDTVIASLPLGYADGYPRLLSSRGQVLIKGQRAPVVGRVCMDQCMVDVGKIPDVKVHDEVIIFGQGDQQSLPVEEVADWSGTINYEVVCWIGSRVPRFYID from the coding sequence ATGGCAGAACCAATTTGGGCAGAAATTAACCTGGCAAATATTCGTCATAATATAAGGGAAGTAAGAAGATTGGTTGGGGCGGAAAGGGAAATTATGGCTGTGGTCAAGGCCAATGGCTATGGTCACGGGGCGGTTCAGGTGGCAAAGGCCGTCCTGGCGGCTGGGGCCAATCGGCTGGCCGTGGCCAGACTCTGTGAAGCCCTTACCTTACGAGAGGCAGGCATTACTGCTCCCATCTTAATCTTTGGTTATTTATCAAAGGAGCAAATGGCCCAGGCGCTTCAGCAGCAGCTAACCATTACCATTTATCGCCTGGATATGGCAGAGCAGTTGGCAGAACTGGCTCAAGAGGCCGGTAAATCGGTCAGGATACATCTCAAGGTGGACACCGGTATGGGACGCCTGGGTTTTTGCGAGGGAGAACAGGGAATTAGGGAGATCGAACAGATTTGTTCCCTGCCCGGTTTGATCTGCGAGGGTATTTATACCCATTTTGCAACAGCGGATGAAAAGGATAAAACCTATACCAAATGGCAACTGGATCGTTTTTTATCCCTCCTCCATGTCCTAGAGCAGCGGGGTATTACCTTTCCCCTGCGTCATGCCGCCAACAGTGCAGCGATTATTGATTTTCCCGCAGCTTACCTGGACATGGTACGGCCGGGTATTATGATTTATGGCTTATACCCCTCGGCAGAGGTGGAGCAGCATAAAGTAAAACTGTTGCCGGCCATGAGCCTCAAGGCACGGATTACCCATTTGAAGAAAGTAACCAGTGGTACTAAAATCAGTTATGGTTGTACCTATGTTACACCGGAGGATACGGTTATTGCCTCACTGCCATTGGGTTATGCTGATGGCTACCCCCGCTTGCTTTCCTCCCGGGGACAAGTATTAATCAAGGGACAGAGGGCCCCTGTGGTGGGGCGAGTTTGCATGGATCAATGCATGGTGGATGTGGGCAAAATTCCTGATGTCAAGGTGCATGATGAGGTAATTATTTTTGGCCAAGGAGATCAGCAGAGTCTACCGGTGGAAGAAGTAGCTGACTGGTCCGGCACCATTAACTACGAAGTGGTATGCTGGATAGGTAGCCGTGTGCCACGTTTCTATATCGACTGA
- a CDS encoding DUF6147 family protein: protein MLQKLKPFVLVLVGVLFLAVGQPVLAKVEDDSSVVTPQAYDYMYDAACLYTLNGSSIGVSGTTKTYSTVDKITTTLYLEKKTSSGWSIVKQWTNSKSNSTICNTTGSYTGVPGTTYRVRGYHRVDKGNLIETNSSYTYSFTID, encoded by the coding sequence ATGCTTCAAAAATTAAAGCCGTTTGTTTTAGTGTTAGTAGGGGTTTTATTCTTAGCAGTAGGACAGCCTGTTCTAGCTAAAGTGGAAGATGATTCAAGTGTAGTAACCCCTCAGGCTTATGATTACATGTATGATGCCGCATGCCTATATACATTAAATGGTAGTAGTATTGGGGTATCTGGAACTACAAAAACATATAGTACTGTGGATAAGATCACAACCACTTTGTACCTTGAAAAGAAAACATCTTCCGGATGGAGTATAGTGAAACAATGGACCAATAGTAAAAGTAACAGCACCATCTGTAATACAACAGGAAGTTATACTGGTGTCCCTGGAACCACATATAGGGTTAGAGGGTATCACCGGGTAGATAAAGGTAACCTAATTGAAACAAACTCATCATATACCTATTCATTTACTATAGATTGA
- the tnpB gene encoding IS66 family insertion sequence element accessory protein TnpB (TnpB, as the term is used for proteins encoded by IS66 family insertion elements, is considered an accessory protein, since TnpC, encoded by a neighboring gene, is a DDE family transposase.): protein MLSLAGKRVFLACGHTDMRKSINGLAAIVEGSFKLDPCDGALFVFCNRSRDRIKILEWDGDGFWLHFKRLEKGHFRWPTSGEEQTLVLTGEELSILLGGTRVALKLRRKELLGKRIT from the coding sequence ATGCTAAGCCTGGCCGGAAAACGGGTATTTCTCGCCTGCGGTCACACAGATATGCGGAAAAGCATCAACGGGCTTGCGGCCATTGTGGAAGGGAGTTTCAAACTTGACCCATGTGACGGGGCACTGTTCGTATTCTGCAACAGAAGCCGCGACCGCATAAAAATATTGGAATGGGATGGCGACGGGTTCTGGCTTCACTTCAAACGTCTGGAAAAAGGACATTTTCGGTGGCCAACGTCCGGTGAAGAACAGACCCTTGTGCTAACAGGTGAGGAATTGTCAATCCTATTAGGTGGGACAAGGGTGGCATTAAAGCTAAGGCGAAAAGAATTGCTGGGAAAACGAATTACATAA
- a CDS encoding ANTAR domain-containing response regulator gives MPRRIVIASGDLNELEQLKQILARQGYRVVAEATSGMNALKAVRATNPDAVLLDDRLPVLDGMQVAKILTEEHLAPAVLMISPGNKGLVERARDVTAAFLLRPYLDDHIYAAVETAVASHRRIVQLHQQLHELQETIKSRKVIERAKGMLIKHRGFSEEQAYKAIQQTAMKKRTSMKAVAEAIILSYENT, from the coding sequence ATGCCGAGAAGAATTGTCATCGCCAGTGGGGACCTTAATGAGCTGGAACAACTAAAGCAAATACTGGCCAGGCAGGGTTATCGGGTAGTGGCCGAAGCAACCAGCGGCATGAATGCCCTTAAAGCTGTACGTGCCACCAACCCGGATGCTGTACTGTTGGATGACCGTCTGCCGGTATTGGACGGTATGCAGGTAGCTAAAATCCTTACCGAGGAGCATTTGGCCCCGGCGGTATTAATGATTTCCCCGGGCAACAAAGGCTTGGTGGAGCGAGCCAGGGATGTTACCGCTGCCTTTCTTTTACGTCCCTATTTGGATGACCATATCTATGCTGCTGTAGAAACCGCAGTTGCCTCCCATAGGAGAATTGTTCAGTTGCATCAACAACTACACGAATTACAGGAGACCATTAAGTCAAGAAAGGTGATTGAAAGGGCCAAGGGCATGTTGATTAAACATAGAGGTTTTTCCGAAGAGCAGGCCTATAAAGCCATCCAACAAACAGCCATGAAGAAAAGAACCAGTATGAAGGCGGTGGCGGAGGCCATTATTTTAAGCTATGAGAATACATAA
- a CDS encoding DUF4367 domain-containing protein, whose product MSEKQYSTIDELIKRNLKQKAEQEQEINIEEAWERFAKRYPVRSKQKSYKILGIASFLFLIVTISFSINPTEGSAVNLRFFESIKSFISGKVQTAHISFGNKEKNAADYISPEVYSVLKDITYEILLPLDMMDIYNLDKAEINRIGDSKQIDLIFRDMNNNLITMTQINIIGDINLGNSFDTEDANMKKVKVKGQEANLIVYKNGFAKLSWIDRNIFITIAGEISEDNILILANSTKRVNL is encoded by the coding sequence TTGAGTGAAAAACAATATTCTACAATTGATGAGCTAATAAAAAGAAATCTTAAGCAAAAAGCAGAACAAGAACAAGAAATCAATATAGAAGAGGCATGGGAAAGATTTGCCAAAAGGTATCCAGTTAGATCAAAACAAAAAAGCTACAAAATTTTAGGTATAGCTAGTTTCCTTTTTCTTATTGTTACTATTTCATTTTCAATAAATCCAACAGAAGGAAGTGCAGTTAACTTAAGATTTTTTGAAAGCATAAAGTCTTTTATTTCTGGTAAAGTACAGACTGCTCATATTTCCTTCGGAAATAAAGAAAAAAACGCTGCAGACTATATTTCTCCGGAAGTCTACAGCGTTTTAAAAGACATAACATATGAGATATTGCTACCACTGGACATGATGGATATTTACAATCTTGATAAAGCTGAAATTAATCGCATTGGTGATTCCAAGCAGATTGACCTTATCTTTAGGGACATGAATAATAATTTAATTACTATGACTCAGATCAATATCATAGGAGATATTAACCTGGGGAACTCTTTCGATACTGAAGACGCCAACATGAAAAAAGTTAAGGTTAAAGGCCAAGAAGCAAATCTAATTGTCTATAAAAATGGTTTTGCAAAATTGTCTTGGATTGATCGCAACATTTTTATTACTATTGCGGGTGAGATATCTGAAGATAATATTTTAATATTAGCCAACTCAACCAAGAGAGTCAATCTATAG
- the tnpC gene encoding IS66 family transposase, which yields METANNWTEIIAEKDARIAELEMLVKFYEEQFRLSKHRQFGPSSEKGTLPGQLGLFDEVEKEADLQKNEPELEEITYARRKRIGKRKDDLSVLPVETVEHTLPEEERVCPECGGMLHEMGHDTRRELVIIPPQVKVVEHRRAVLSCRNCEKNGDHVPIVKAEMPKPLISGSLASPSAVAHIITQKYVQHIPLYRQEQDWKRQGVRLSRQTMANWVIRCSEDWLLPIYERMKAILLTQDVLHADESTVQVLREPGKTAVSNSYMWLYRTSGDTKRQIVLFEYQPSRSSTHPRQFLKGFRGFLHTDGYAAYHTLPGVTVVGCWVHMRRKFEDALKAIPNCERAVSSANDAVRRIGLLFHLEEQWESLTPEERYKLRLEKSKPLAEAFFGWLQTLTVLPKTAMGKAVHYALEQREWLMNVYLDGRTELSNNRAENAVRPFALGRKNWLFCNAVKGAISSSVVYSIIETAKANGLLPFEYMKFLLETVPSTSVGELDALLPWGEAIPEKCRMPFTKENA from the coding sequence ATGGAAACTGCAAACAACTGGACCGAAATAATAGCTGAAAAGGATGCCCGTATAGCCGAACTGGAGATGCTCGTAAAGTTTTACGAGGAACAGTTTCGGCTTTCTAAACATCGCCAATTTGGGCCATCAAGCGAAAAGGGTACTTTGCCTGGTCAGCTTGGTCTGTTTGACGAGGTTGAAAAAGAAGCTGATTTACAAAAAAACGAGCCGGAGCTCGAAGAAATTACCTATGCCCGCCGCAAACGCATTGGCAAAAGAAAAGATGACCTGTCAGTATTGCCGGTGGAGACGGTGGAACATACACTTCCCGAAGAAGAACGAGTTTGTCCTGAATGCGGTGGGATGCTGCATGAAATGGGACATGATACCCGGCGCGAGCTTGTAATTATTCCTCCTCAGGTCAAGGTTGTGGAGCATAGACGTGCCGTACTATCCTGCCGGAACTGCGAAAAAAATGGCGACCATGTGCCTATAGTAAAGGCGGAAATGCCCAAGCCGCTAATCAGCGGCAGCCTTGCTTCGCCATCTGCAGTGGCCCACATCATAACACAAAAATATGTTCAGCATATCCCACTGTACCGGCAAGAGCAAGACTGGAAAAGGCAGGGGGTGCGGCTTTCCCGCCAGACTATGGCCAACTGGGTCATCCGCTGCAGTGAGGATTGGCTGTTGCCCATTTATGAGCGAATGAAGGCCATATTGCTGACACAGGATGTGCTTCATGCTGATGAGAGTACAGTGCAGGTTTTACGGGAACCTGGGAAGACTGCCGTTTCAAACAGCTATATGTGGTTGTACAGGACAAGTGGGGATACAAAACGGCAGATTGTTCTCTTTGAGTATCAACCCAGCCGGTCAAGCACCCACCCGCGGCAGTTTTTAAAGGGTTTTAGGGGCTTTCTGCACACAGATGGCTATGCTGCCTATCACACATTACCCGGGGTCACAGTTGTGGGATGTTGGGTTCATATGCGACGTAAATTTGAGGATGCCCTTAAGGCTATTCCAAATTGCGAAAGGGCTGTATCATCAGCAAACGATGCTGTTAGGCGCATTGGCTTACTTTTCCACCTGGAAGAACAGTGGGAAAGTTTAACCCCTGAAGAACGCTACAAACTGAGATTAGAGAAATCTAAGCCTCTGGCAGAGGCTTTTTTTGGCTGGCTGCAAACGTTGACCGTCCTTCCCAAAACCGCTATGGGAAAGGCGGTGCACTATGCATTGGAACAGCGCGAATGGCTAATGAATGTCTACCTTGACGGGCGTACTGAACTCTCGAACAACCGCGCGGAAAATGCCGTGCGTCCCTTTGCCTTGGGCCGCAAAAATTGGTTGTTCTGCAATGCTGTCAAAGGGGCTATATCGAGCTCAGTAGTTTATTCCATCATAGAAACCGCCAAAGCAAACGGGCTGCTGCCCTTTGAATATATGAAATTCCTACTTGAAACTGTTCCATCTACATCAGTTGGGGAATTGGATGCCCTATTACCTTGGGGCGAAGCTATCCCCGAAAAATGCCGTATGCCATTTACAAAGGAGAATGCCTAA
- a CDS encoding sigma factor-like helix-turn-helix DNA-binding protein, with amino-acid sequence MKVKDIAILVNKPEGTIKTLLHRARNHIKKYLQKEGYFTYSSEVDRKIE; translated from the coding sequence ATGAAAGTTAAGGACATAGCTATCTTGGTTAATAAACCTGAAGGAACTATAAAGACTTTACTTCATAGAGCAAGAAATCATATCAAAAAATATTTGCAAAAAGAAGGATACTTTACTTATAGTTCGGAGGTTGATCGGAAAATTGAGTGA
- the ald gene encoding alanine dehydrogenase → MIVGVPKEIKNNENRVAITPAGVQALVNNGHRVVIEKSAGVGSGISDQAYIEAGAQILETPQEVFQAADMIMKVKEPLKQEYGLFKEGQVLFTYLHLAPEPELTAALLEKKVVGIAYETIQLDNGSLPLLNPMSEVAGRMSIQIGARYLEKTTGGMGILLGGVPGVPAAEVVIIGGGIVGTNAAKMAMGMGANVTILDVNVNRLRYLDDLYGGRINTLMSNSYNIAEAVKKADLLVGAVLIPGAKAPKLVTEAMVKNMKPGSVIVDVAIDQGGSIETVDRVTTHSEPIYEKYGVIHYSVANMPGAVARTSTFALTNVTLPYALQLANKGWQKAVKENCALAKGVNVADGKCTFKAVADSLNLTYTPLTDVLDAN, encoded by the coding sequence ATGATCGTTGGTGTACCTAAGGAAATAAAAAATAACGAAAACCGTGTGGCTATAACTCCTGCCGGCGTACAGGCGCTGGTCAACAACGGCCACCGTGTGGTTATTGAAAAAAGTGCCGGGGTAGGCAGTGGTATTTCGGACCAAGCTTACATCGAGGCCGGAGCCCAGATTCTGGAAACTCCTCAAGAGGTTTTTCAGGCAGCGGACATGATTATGAAGGTTAAGGAGCCTTTAAAACAAGAATATGGTTTATTCAAGGAAGGGCAAGTGCTATTTACCTACTTGCACTTAGCGCCGGAACCGGAACTAACTGCTGCTTTGCTGGAAAAGAAAGTGGTGGGTATTGCCTACGAAACCATTCAACTTGATAACGGTTCCCTGCCCCTGTTAAATCCCATGTCGGAAGTGGCCGGCCGGATGTCCATTCAGATTGGTGCCCGCTATTTAGAAAAAACCACCGGCGGTATGGGTATATTGCTGGGTGGTGTTCCCGGTGTTCCGGCCGCAGAGGTTGTTATTATCGGTGGCGGCATTGTCGGTACCAATGCTGCCAAGATGGCCATGGGCATGGGAGCCAATGTGACCATTCTTGATGTTAATGTAAATCGCCTGCGCTACTTGGATGACCTGTACGGCGGTCGTATTAATACCTTGATGTCCAATAGTTACAATATTGCCGAGGCTGTTAAAAAGGCAGACCTGCTGGTGGGAGCAGTGCTTATCCCCGGAGCTAAGGCTCCTAAGTTGGTAACCGAAGCAATGGTTAAAAACATGAAGCCAGGTTCGGTTATTGTGGATGTGGCCATTGACCAAGGTGGTTCCATAGAAACCGTTGATCGGGTGACCACCCACAGTGAACCCATCTATGAAAAATATGGTGTAATTCATTACTCCGTGGCCAATATGCCCGGTGCTGTGGCCCGCACATCTACCTTTGCCCTGACCAACGTTACCCTGCCCTATGCCCTGCAATTAGCCAATAAAGGCTGGCAAAAGGCAGTTAAAGAAAACTGCGCCTTGGCCAAGGGCGTCAATGTGGCTGATGGTAAGTGCACCTTTAAAGCAGTGGCAGATTCCCTTAACCTGACTTATACCCCACTGACTGATGTGTTGGATGCAAACTAA
- a CDS encoding IS110 family transposase codes for MLKIVYPICCGIDVHKKFLVACIAFTNDKGVTTYKSRRFSTFTNDLRKLSEWLSSNSCTHVCMESTGKYWVPVYNILEATCKITLAHPKYVKAIRGKKTDKKDAKWIADLFKHDLVAGSFMPPLPIRQLRDLMRYRFKLTNFSSSEKNRIQNCLTVSNIQLANVVSDTFGKSSMRIIDYLLENPDDKDFDFVPLLHSSMLHKVDDIRLALDGMITPEQRQKMNIILQHYGELGKCKSNLESLILSLSEPYAKERTLVSTVPGIKNPFSAIAIISEIGADMSVFPTAKRLCSWAGVTPQNNESAGKKHSVRISRAGVYIKPLLVQCANAVVKSDKHPEIKGRYLSIKKRRGHKRAIIAIARMLLTAIYHILKKGEPYNPELYKKAQPFPASREITVEQAILIARRHGYSVVKD; via the coding sequence ATGTTAAAAATCGTTTACCCCATCTGTTGTGGAATTGATGTCCACAAAAAGTTTCTTGTTGCTTGTATTGCCTTTACCAATGACAAAGGTGTTACCACTTACAAGTCCAGACGCTTTTCTACCTTCACAAACGATTTGCGAAAGCTGTCGGAGTGGCTTTCCTCCAATTCCTGCACACATGTTTGCATGGAATCCACCGGCAAGTATTGGGTACCTGTGTACAATATTTTGGAAGCCACCTGTAAAATTACACTGGCTCATCCAAAGTATGTCAAAGCGATTCGCGGTAAGAAAACCGATAAAAAGGATGCCAAGTGGATTGCCGACCTGTTTAAGCACGACCTTGTTGCCGGAAGCTTTATGCCACCCCTTCCAATTCGTCAATTGCGTGACTTGATGCGTTATCGTTTTAAGCTCACAAACTTTAGTTCCAGCGAGAAGAACCGGATTCAAAATTGTCTTACTGTATCAAATATCCAGCTCGCCAACGTGGTATCTGATACTTTCGGTAAGAGTTCAATGAGAATCATTGACTACTTGCTTGAAAATCCCGATGATAAGGATTTCGATTTTGTTCCTCTTCTTCACTCATCCATGCTGCATAAAGTGGACGATATCCGTCTTGCCCTGGACGGAATGATTACACCGGAACAGCGGCAAAAAATGAATATTATTCTTCAGCATTATGGCGAATTAGGAAAGTGCAAGTCCAACCTTGAATCCTTAATTCTATCGCTCTCAGAGCCTTATGCCAAGGAACGTACTTTAGTGTCCACTGTACCAGGTATCAAAAATCCCTTTTCTGCAATCGCTATAATTTCAGAAATCGGTGCTGATATGTCTGTGTTCCCTACAGCCAAACGCTTGTGTTCCTGGGCAGGAGTGACTCCTCAAAACAACGAGAGTGCGGGCAAAAAACATTCTGTTCGCATATCCCGTGCCGGTGTTTATATCAAGCCACTTTTAGTACAGTGCGCCAACGCTGTTGTTAAAAGTGATAAACACCCTGAAATCAAGGGCCGCTATTTATCCATCAAAAAGCGGCGTGGCCATAAGCGTGCTATTATAGCTATTGCACGAATGTTGCTTACTGCCATTTATCACATCCTTAAAAAAGGTGAACCTTACAACCCAGAACTTTATAAGAAAGCGCAACCTTTTCCTGCATCTCGTGAAATCACAGTAGAACAGGCTATTCTTATAGCTCGGAGGCACGGGTACTCTGTAGTTAAGGATTGA
- a CDS encoding YcdB/YcdC domain-containing protein, translating to MSKKMISALLAGCLCSGLILSPAAAAEVTQTKLLPSTFINGDLSQAKFPLDQAIAKAKELFNISAAYDKFESGINTYDGRTEWHLSWTKNTEPRGQISVRFNAANGEIIGMDRWEEQAPGQKFSGLPKYSYDEGAKLAAAEIKRLLPNYMTQVKLIPNEDRPFYGFTERGPVDYYYDFTRVVNGVTFRENYIHVRINADTGQIMGFGLQWQDKISFPSPSGKISTAQAEKVFGENVELVYFRPQIRGSKEPQVKLAYRVKNGSALLIDAFKGEVISDSAYGFYDRAMGGAGSFDAASKSAAQELSPVEQAEVEKYKNLLSAEKALERVKKVIQIPTDLTQTESRLTQDYQYPEQKIWNFYWSGEKSTTYESVSVGVDAVTGELISFNKWEKTQYQAGQKPKLTKEQAKQKAEEFIKKQQSARFGQIKLANSNVYEYVDKGIPRSYQFSYDRLVNNIPFTNNGFDVQVDAFTGEITGYRMTWWNIAFPSPQGVLEQPQAVAAFLADDSLNLEYLRLPRGNNDAQVNLVYRLKDNSYTTLDARTGQFLDWNGEPVPPKQTNVFTDIASNPAENDINQLAKANIVRSIDGKFYPERHITKLEALEMLVASRGWYEPPYRILQGQEKDEQVKRIINAALSLGIIEPGEDKNLEQELSRLDLAKLMINTLDYDGAAKLAQIYQLNTKDAGEVPDALKGYAALSLGLGLQSDLQGKYAPAQLVTRAEAATALVHMLQVKK from the coding sequence TTGTCTAAAAAAATGATCAGTGCCCTGCTGGCCGGCTGTCTATGCAGTGGGTTAATATTAAGCCCGGCAGCCGCTGCGGAAGTGACTCAAACCAAGCTATTACCTTCCACTTTCATCAATGGCGATCTTTCCCAAGCCAAGTTTCCCCTGGACCAGGCCATTGCTAAGGCCAAAGAGCTTTTTAACATCAGTGCTGCCTACGATAAATTTGAAAGTGGCATTAATACCTACGATGGACGAACTGAATGGCACCTAAGTTGGACAAAGAATACCGAGCCCAGAGGACAAATTTCCGTACGTTTTAATGCAGCCAACGGAGAAATTATTGGCATGGACCGTTGGGAGGAGCAAGCTCCGGGGCAGAAGTTCAGCGGCCTACCTAAATACTCCTACGATGAAGGAGCTAAGTTAGCGGCAGCAGAGATAAAAAGGCTACTGCCCAACTACATGACCCAGGTCAAACTGATACCCAACGAGGATCGACCTTTCTATGGTTTCACCGAAAGGGGACCTGTGGATTATTATTATGACTTTACCAGGGTGGTAAATGGTGTAACCTTCCGGGAAAACTATATTCATGTCAGGATTAATGCCGATACAGGCCAAATCATGGGTTTTGGTTTACAATGGCAGGATAAAATTAGCTTTCCTTCCCCTAGCGGGAAAATCTCCACGGCCCAAGCAGAAAAGGTCTTTGGGGAAAATGTGGAATTAGTTTACTTTAGACCTCAGATACGTGGTTCTAAGGAACCTCAGGTTAAGCTGGCCTACCGCGTTAAAAATGGTTCCGCTCTGCTTATTGATGCCTTTAAGGGTGAGGTAATCAGCGACAGTGCTTACGGCTTTTATGATCGTGCCATGGGTGGTGCGGGCAGTTTTGATGCGGCGTCAAAATCAGCGGCACAGGAACTTTCTCCTGTGGAACAGGCTGAGGTGGAAAAGTACAAAAATCTGCTCAGTGCCGAGAAGGCCCTGGAACGGGTAAAAAAGGTAATCCAAATTCCCACTGATTTAACACAGACCGAAAGCCGCTTAACCCAGGACTACCAATATCCCGAACAGAAAATATGGAATTTCTACTGGAGTGGCGAAAAAAGCACCACCTATGAATCCGTCAGCGTTGGGGTGGATGCGGTAACCGGTGAGCTTATTTCCTTTAATAAGTGGGAAAAAACTCAGTACCAAGCAGGCCAAAAACCCAAACTGACCAAGGAACAGGCTAAACAAAAGGCTGAAGAGTTCATCAAAAAGCAGCAATCTGCACGGTTTGGACAGATAAAATTAGCCAATAGTAACGTATACGAATATGTGGATAAGGGTATTCCTCGCAGCTATCAGTTTAGCTACGACCGTTTAGTAAACAACATTCCCTTTACTAATAACGGGTTTGATGTGCAAGTGGATGCCTTTACCGGAGAGATTACCGGTTACCGGATGACTTGGTGGAACATAGCCTTCCCCAGTCCCCAGGGAGTACTGGAACAACCCCAAGCAGTGGCAGCCTTTTTGGCGGACGATAGCTTAAATCTAGAGTACTTAAGACTGCCACGGGGGAATAATGACGCCCAGGTAAATCTGGTTTACAGATTGAAGGATAATTCCTACACTACGTTGGATGCCAGGACAGGCCAGTTTTTAGATTGGAATGGTGAGCCGGTGCCGCCCAAACAAACCAATGTCTTTACTGATATTGCCAGTAATCCTGCGGAAAACGATATCAATCAACTGGCTAAGGCAAACATTGTGAGAAGTATAGACGGTAAGTTTTACCCGGAGCGCCACATTACTAAACTAGAGGCTTTAGAAATGTTAGTAGCCAGCCGGGGTTGGTACGAGCCGCCTTATAGAATATTACAGGGTCAGGAAAAGGATGAACAGGTGAAGCGGATTATCAATGCCGCCCTCAGCCTGGGCATTATTGAACCGGGTGAAGACAAAAATCTGGAACAAGAACTAAGCAGGTTGGATTTAGCCAAACTAATGATTAATACCCTGGATTATGACGGGGCAGCTAAATTGGCACAAATTTATCAACTAAACACTAAGGATGCCGGGGAGGTACCGGACGCCTTGAAAGGCTATGCTGCCTTAAGTCTGGGTCTTGGTCTGCAGAGTGACCTGCAGGGTAAATATGCTCCGGCGCAGTTGGTTACCCGGGCAGAGGCGGCCACTGCCTTGGTTCATATGCTGCAAGTTAAAAAGTAA